In bacterium, a single genomic region encodes these proteins:
- a CDS encoding FAD-dependent oxidoreductase, with protein sequence MSSQLQRLFSPVKIGHREAKNRIVSTPHGAAFGEKGRITERYIRYHEEKAKGGCGVVMMFGSSSIHPTSINDWGEVNNWDDSIIPEFRQMSDAIHRHGALCVSQISHRGRRGHSWYSGAPLWGPSETREERHRQWPHVMTKVEIREIVGAWAAAALRLKKGGFDGCDIPCYGGHLLDQFLSPLSNKRTDEYGGDLDNRLRLTREVLEAIREVVGRDFIVGIRHSGDHYAPGGLTQADLLEVARRIDAWNLLDYWIVTGSSTETLRLEAMVTPSLYHPEGLHNDFAAQTRKVVRAPVIVTGRIVTPQQAEAALASGVCDLVGMTRALMADPDMPKKAAAGRFSDIRQCVGISEGCIGLLRQGKAITCVQNPAVGREAELAEIAAASRRKRVVVVGGGVAGLEAARVAAVRGHQVVLFEQTDRLGGQVLAAARAPKRETIAQIASWLEGQARKHNVDVRLNMRVSAAEVSALKPDAVIVATGAAPRLPEIPGVTLPHVTTAEDVLLGRVAPGKRCVVVDEEGHCAAPTTADFLAQQGRQVTAISRYFLLGEDIDEGVRADLYARLYKQGVKIEATTVAVAVVPEGVRVRHAYSGVETVLEADTVVMAFGGVARDGLYHELESRVPEVKLVGDAYSPRRIHDAILDGTRAARAV encoded by the coding sequence TTGAGCTCGCAATTGCAGCGGCTGTTCAGTCCGGTCAAGATCGGCCACCGGGAGGCGAAAAACCGCATTGTTAGCACGCCGCACGGGGCGGCCTTCGGCGAGAAGGGCCGGATTACCGAGCGCTACATCCGATACCACGAGGAGAAGGCCAAGGGCGGCTGCGGTGTCGTGATGATGTTCGGGTCCAGCAGCATCCACCCGACCTCGATCAACGACTGGGGCGAGGTCAACAACTGGGACGATAGCATTATTCCGGAATTCCGGCAGATGAGCGACGCGATCCACCGCCACGGTGCGCTCTGCGTCTCTCAGATCTCCCACCGCGGCCGGCGCGGCCATTCTTGGTATTCCGGCGCACCGTTGTGGGGTCCGTCCGAGACGCGCGAGGAGCGCCACCGCCAGTGGCCACACGTTATGACGAAGGTGGAAATCCGCGAAATCGTCGGGGCCTGGGCGGCCGCGGCGCTGCGGCTCAAGAAGGGCGGATTCGATGGGTGCGACATCCCGTGCTATGGCGGGCACCTGCTGGATCAGTTCCTCTCGCCCCTCTCCAACAAGCGCACCGACGAGTACGGCGGCGATCTCGACAACCGCCTGCGCCTCACGCGGGAGGTACTCGAGGCGATCAGGGAAGTCGTCGGCCGCGACTTCATCGTGGGCATCCGCCACAGCGGCGACCATTACGCGCCGGGAGGATTGACGCAGGCCGACCTGCTCGAGGTCGCGCGGCGCATCGACGCGTGGAACCTGCTCGACTACTGGATTGTCACCGGTTCGAGCACCGAGACGTTGCGGCTTGAGGCGATGGTTACGCCGTCGCTCTACCACCCCGAGGGACTCCACAACGACTTCGCGGCGCAAACGCGCAAGGTGGTTCGCGCCCCCGTGATCGTGACCGGCCGGATCGTCACCCCGCAGCAAGCGGAGGCCGCGCTCGCCTCGGGCGTGTGCGACTTGGTCGGCATGACCCGCGCGCTCATGGCCGACCCGGACATGCCGAAGAAGGCTGCAGCTGGGCGGTTCTCTGACATCCGGCAGTGCGTCGGCATCAGCGAAGGCTGCATCGGGCTGCTGCGCCAGGGCAAAGCAATCACCTGCGTGCAGAACCCCGCCGTCGGCCGCGAGGCGGAACTGGCCGAAATCGCAGCGGCGTCTCGTCGGAAGCGCGTGGTCGTTGTCGGCGGCGGCGTCGCCGGGCTGGAGGCGGCCAGGGTGGCAGCCGTGCGCGGTCACCAGGTCGTGCTCTTCGAACAGACGGATCGCCTCGGCGGGCAAGTGCTCGCCGCCGCGCGGGCGCCGAAGCGCGAGACGATCGCGCAGATCGCCTCCTGGTTGGAGGGGCAGGCCCGCAAGCACAACGTGGACGTTCGGCTCAACATGCGCGTTTCGGCGGCGGAGGTGTCTGCGCTCAAGCCGGATGCCGTGATCGTGGCGACCGGCGCCGCCCCACGGCTCCCCGAGATTCCGGGCGTTACGCTGCCACACGTGACGACGGCGGAAGACGTGCTGCTTGGCCGCGTGGCGCCCGGCAAGCGCTGCGTTGTGGTAGATGAGGAGGGCCACTGCGCCGCGCCGACCACCGCCGACTTTCTCGCCCAGCAAGGCCGGCAGGTCACCGCGATCTCTCGCTACTTCCTGCTGGGCGAAGACATCGACGAGGGCGTGCGGGCCGACCTCTACGCGCGGCTCTACAAGCAGGGGGTCAAGATCGAGGCGACCACGGTCGCGGTCGCCGTCGTGCCAGAAGGCGTTCGCGTCCGGCACGCCTATTCCGGCGTCGAGACGGTGCTCGAAGCGGACACGGTGGTCATGGCATTCGGCGGCGTCGCGCGGGACGGCCTGTATCACGAACTCGAGAGCAGGGTTCCTGAGGTGAAGCTCGTGGGAGACGCGTACTCGCCGCGTCGCATCCACGACGCGATCCTCGATGGAACCCGGGCCGCGCGCGCGGTCTGA
- a CDS encoding ABC transporter permease: MPNGAVSMVIAPPRRLRGRHLLFRAIRPIRASGLVVAAVIVCAAAPGFVTHGNPNAVHLLARFAPPMSRTPAGTVSLLGTDELGRDIFTRLVYGARTSMLIGAAAVLFAGVLGTGLGLTAAIRGGLADSVIMRLADMQFAFPFILLAITIIGIFGQTIQNVILVVGLSNWVAYARIVRAETLAVRERAYVEAARAIGMTLTRIVWRHVLPNVCASLIVVATFGMAGSILAEAGLSFLGLGVPLRIPSWGGMLADGRQYLDTEYWLSFFPGIALFITVLAVNLLGDGLRDALDPYVRTRKASRFW, encoded by the coding sequence GTGCCTAACGGGGCGGTCTCGATGGTGATCGCGCCGCCGCGGCGGCTGCGGGGGCGCCACCTGCTCTTCCGCGCCATTAGGCCGATTCGCGCAAGCGGTCTCGTGGTGGCCGCCGTGATCGTCTGCGCCGCCGCGCCGGGTTTCGTCACGCACGGGAACCCGAATGCCGTCCATCTGCTGGCCCGGTTTGCGCCGCCGATGAGCCGCACCCCCGCGGGCACGGTGAGCCTGCTCGGTACCGACGAACTCGGCCGCGACATTTTCACCCGCCTCGTCTATGGCGCACGCACCTCCATGTTGATCGGCGCCGCCGCCGTTCTCTTTGCGGGCGTTCTCGGTACCGGACTCGGCTTGACCGCCGCGATCCGGGGCGGGCTCGCGGACAGCGTCATTATGCGGCTCGCGGACATGCAGTTTGCGTTTCCGTTTATCCTCCTCGCCATCACGATTATCGGTATCTTCGGCCAGACCATTCAGAATGTCATCTTGGTCGTGGGGCTCAGCAACTGGGTCGCCTATGCCCGCATCGTCCGGGCCGAGACCCTCGCGGTTCGCGAGCGGGCGTACGTGGAGGCCGCGCGCGCCATCGGCATGACGTTGACGCGGATAGTCTGGCGGCACGTTCTTCCCAACGTGTGCGCCTCGCTGATTGTCGTCGCGACGTTCGGAATGGCGGGGTCGATCCTGGCCGAAGCCGGCCTGAGCTTCCTCGGGCTCGGCGTTCCTCTGAGGATTCCCTCGTGGGGGGGGATGCTAGCCGACGGTCGGCAGTACTTGGATACCGAATACTGGTTGTCGTTCTTCCCGGGTATCGCGTTGTTTATCACGGTCCTGGCGGTCAATCTGCTCGGCGACGGCCTGCGCGACGCGCTCGATCCATACGTCCGGACGCGGAAGGCGTCGCGGTTCTGGTGA
- a CDS encoding TIM-barrel domain-containing protein: MPARRDDARVWNREGPTLTVSAAPVRLTIRVCTPRIVRLRIGEGNAPTESAYVPAREWPSAQFTEEPGPVASVDTGEFVLRVTTGPWCVTFVDQRGDARVRVPLAELRCSPNAVVRLELAGVQHFYGLGEGGQQFDRLGVTRRFWNNHVNHGHGADVPIPLLLSHLGYGLFFDNARPADVTVGGADGGRWVEYRSASGPLDLYYLGGTGGLREVLGDVATLLGQSPLPPRWALGYLQSTRHFGGTAEWHQLLATIREKRVPCDALIFLSTYGEALGWNRGVGHLECEPRVLPDPPTMFAG, encoded by the coding sequence ATGCCTGCTAGGCGCGATGACGCGCGGGTGTGGAATCGCGAAGGCCCGACGCTCACCGTGTCGGCGGCGCCGGTCCGGCTAACCATCAGGGTCTGCACCCCGCGCATTGTGCGCCTGCGAATTGGCGAGGGCAACGCGCCCACCGAGTCGGCGTACGTTCCGGCGCGGGAATGGCCGAGCGCCCAGTTCACCGAGGAGCCGGGGCCGGTAGCATCCGTCGATACGGGTGAGTTCGTGCTCCGTGTCACGACCGGTCCGTGGTGTGTGACGTTCGTCGATCAACGCGGAGACGCGCGCGTGCGCGTGCCACTCGCCGAGCTACGGTGTTCGCCGAACGCGGTGGTGCGTCTCGAACTGGCGGGCGTGCAGCACTTCTATGGGCTCGGTGAGGGTGGGCAACAGTTCGACCGACTCGGGGTCACGCGCAGATTCTGGAACAACCACGTCAACCACGGGCACGGCGCGGACGTGCCCATCCCGCTCCTTTTGTCGCACTTGGGCTACGGCCTGTTCTTCGACAACGCCCGGCCGGCCGACGTGACCGTGGGGGGCGCCGACGGCGGGAGATGGGTGGAGTACCGGAGTGCATCGGGACCGCTGGACCTCTACTATCTCGGCGGCACCGGCGGTCTACGGGAAGTGCTGGGCGACGTGGCGACGCTGCTGGGCCAGTCGCCGCTGCCGCCGCGTTGGGCGCTGGGCTACCTGCAGTCGACACGCCATTTCGGTGGCACCGCCGAGTGGCACCAGTTGCTGGCGACGATCCGCGAAAAGCGAGTCCCATGCGACGCGCTCATCTTCCTCTCCACCTACGGGGAGGCCCTCGGCTGGAACCGTGGGGTCGGGCATCTCGAATGTGAGCCGAGGGTGTTGCCGGATCCGCCGACGATGTTCGCAGGCTGA
- a CDS encoding FAD-dependent oxidoreductase, producing MQRPDVLVVGGGIIGCSTAYHLLLRDPALRVLVLEREAMVGMGSTSKATGGIRHQFSTEVNVRLTQLSLPVYLRFEEETGYSVFFRPHGYLFVTRSNEIFATMRDAVALQHRLGVRTRVLEPGEIGQFVPGIRTDDLAGGTFCDQDGSAEPAAAVQGFASRARAMGAEFRFGEDVSAVLKSVGRVAGVETAGGRIEAGTVVIAAGPYGAQLAALGGVEVPAQTFRRQVNVVAPLPELDVEMPLLTDADTGFNLHRTGSGDMLLGGTDRDSRPGFGLDVHWDGIERVLTAGAHRVPSLMRAQVRRTYVGLRSLTPDLHPILGRVPGVDGLVLACGDNGKGFMHAPAIGRLLSEEILDGRASSLDLAPLRLERFAGPVHREAYVF from the coding sequence GTGCAGCGTCCGGACGTGCTCGTCGTCGGGGGAGGCATCATCGGCTGCAGTACCGCTTACCACCTGCTGTTGCGCGATCCAGCGCTTCGCGTCCTCGTGCTCGAGCGCGAGGCCATGGTGGGCATGGGATCCACGTCAAAAGCGACGGGCGGCATCCGCCACCAGTTTTCGACCGAGGTGAACGTCAGGTTGACGCAGCTTAGTCTGCCCGTCTACCTGCGCTTCGAGGAGGAGACGGGGTACTCCGTCTTCTTTCGTCCCCACGGCTATCTCTTCGTCACACGCAGCAACGAGATTTTCGCCACCATGCGCGACGCCGTGGCGCTTCAACATCGCCTCGGCGTTCGCACCCGTGTCCTCGAACCCGGCGAAATCGGGCAGTTCGTGCCGGGCATCCGCACGGACGATCTTGCTGGCGGTACCTTTTGCGACCAGGACGGCAGCGCCGAACCGGCGGCGGCGGTCCAGGGGTTTGCGAGCCGCGCCCGCGCGATGGGGGCTGAATTTCGCTTTGGAGAGGACGTCAGCGCCGTCCTGAAGAGCGTGGGCCGCGTGGCCGGCGTGGAGACTGCCGGCGGGCGGATCGAGGCCGGCACCGTCGTGATCGCCGCCGGCCCCTACGGGGCGCAGCTTGCGGCGCTGGGCGGGGTCGAGGTCCCGGCCCAGACGTTCCGCCGGCAGGTTAACGTGGTCGCGCCGCTCCCTGAACTCGACGTCGAGATGCCGCTGCTCACTGATGCCGATACCGGCTTCAATCTCCATCGCACGGGGTCCGGCGACATGCTGCTCGGCGGCACGGACCGGGACTCCCGGCCGGGGTTCGGTCTCGACGTCCACTGGGACGGCATCGAGCGGGTCCTGACGGCGGGGGCGCACCGCGTACCGTCGCTGATGCGGGCGCAGGTTCGGCGCACGTACGTCGGCCTGCGGTCGCTCACCCCTGACCTGCACCCGATTCTCGGACGGGTACCGGGTGTCGACGGGCTGGTGCTGGCGTGCGGCGACAACGGCAAGGGATTCATGCACGCGCCCGCGATCGGCCGACTGCTGAGCGAGGAGATTCTCGACGGTCGAGCCTCGTCCCTCGACCTCGCCCCCCTCCGTCTAGAACGATTTGCCGGGCCGGTGCACCGCGAGGCCTACGTCTTCTAG
- a CDS encoding MmgE/PrpD family protein yields the protein MTDRFASFVETLSYERIPSEVVAKTKAILHDGLGALLSATSLRYDIGAVLRRFVRETGGTPEAQVFGSDLRTNCATAALVNGTFGYYCDIESHHAGAIMHAIAVVGPAALAVGERMHRSGKDVLAAIVCGIESACRLSYALSGAALYARGFHPTCVAGTFGSLAAAARLYGLRGPALRHAFGLAGTETSGLLAWVSDDTEHSRPYNMGLASRHGVFAAHLASCGFGGPPAIFEGKYPLGHAFTGEWHEDALFTDLGTTFKVMELTVKQYACCAFIHPGLDGLLDILETESVRPDEIRGITLRFPAGGYHVIDGNALRSHCAQYVLALAAHRRVVDFDDILHDRRDDLGIRVLSDRVQVVGDAELDRTYPDLYRSIIEVETVRGRHTRDVTYPKGSPQRPLSAEELHRKFVRLTADIVSPRRQDEIAGLVGRLEEVPDVGDLARLLAHDT from the coding sequence ATGACCGACCGGTTCGCGTCCTTCGTCGAGACGTTGTCCTACGAGCGCATTCCGTCGGAGGTGGTTGCGAAGACCAAAGCGATCCTCCACGATGGACTGGGCGCGTTGCTCTCGGCAACGTCGCTACGCTACGACATCGGGGCGGTGCTGCGGCGGTTCGTGCGTGAAACCGGTGGCACGCCGGAAGCGCAGGTGTTCGGATCGGATCTCCGGACGAACTGCGCGACCGCAGCGCTCGTGAACGGCACTTTTGGTTATTACTGCGATATCGAGAGCCATCACGCGGGCGCCATCATGCACGCGATCGCGGTCGTGGGACCAGCGGCGCTGGCGGTCGGCGAACGGATGCACCGTTCTGGCAAGGACGTACTCGCGGCGATCGTCTGCGGCATAGAGAGCGCGTGCCGGCTGAGCTACGCACTGAGCGGCGCGGCGCTGTACGCGCGGGGGTTCCATCCGACCTGCGTCGCGGGAACATTCGGGTCGCTCGCCGCAGCGGCGAGGCTCTATGGTCTGCGCGGTCCGGCGCTGCGCCATGCTTTCGGCCTCGCCGGCACGGAGACATCGGGTCTCCTCGCCTGGGTAAGCGACGACACCGAGCACTCAAGGCCCTATAACATGGGACTCGCGTCGCGCCACGGTGTGTTCGCGGCGCATCTAGCCTCGTGCGGGTTCGGCGGCCCGCCGGCGATTTTCGAGGGCAAGTACCCACTCGGCCACGCGTTCACGGGGGAGTGGCACGAGGATGCGCTGTTTACAGACCTCGGCACGACGTTTAAGGTGATGGAGCTGACCGTCAAGCAGTACGCGTGCTGCGCGTTCATCCATCCGGGGCTCGACGGGCTACTCGATATTCTCGAGACCGAGAGCGTGCGTCCGGACGAGATCCGGGGTATCACGCTGCGATTTCCGGCCGGTGGCTATCACGTCATCGACGGCAATGCGCTCCGGTCCCACTGCGCGCAGTACGTGCTCGCGCTCGCGGCCCACAGGCGCGTCGTGGACTTCGACGACATCCTGCACGATCGCCGCGATGATCTCGGCATCCGCGTCCTCTCGGATCGGGTACAGGTGGTCGGCGATGCCGAACTGGACCGCACGTATCCCGATCTCTACAGGTCGATCATCGAGGTCGAGACGGTGCGCGGCCGGCATACCCGCGACGTCACCTACCCAAAGGGCTCGCCGCAACGACCGCTCTCGGCCGAGGAACTGCACCGCAAATTTGTGCGCCTTACGGCCGACATCGTCAGCCCGCGCCGCCAGGACGAGATCGCCGGGCTGGTCGGCCGCCTGGAAGAGGTACCCGACGTTGGCGATCTGGCGCGCTTGCTTGCCCACGACACATGA
- a CDS encoding ABC transporter substrate-binding protein: MAPAAASITRRQFVTGAAAAGLLSVLPSAHAAGPGPMVVVIPGEPSTLDWQKACDLNTHEVCRNIFDTLLMRDHKTLAFKGSLAESWRLVNPTTWQFKLRRGVRFHNGEPFDAAAVKFSVERMLDPKFGSSHRGLISDIDHVDVVDAQTANVVTQKPFPLLPQRMSSGVCGTISMVPPKYVADTGEAGAAAKPVGTGPYKFVEWVKDDHITLEANQDYFLGRPAIDRVVFRIVPELSTRVAAFVSGQADLVLYVPPDQVAKVNASGAGKIVVSHLGGLVIMTVITNYLMPGPWEDVRVRRAINYAVDMDTIIKTVLGGYADPVGMPLERGASGFDTSIKFPGYDPAQAKALLRQAGHGSGFGMTLNVPNHRYINDVEVMQAIASMLGNVGIQANVQVTEQSVYVTKWAKRELLPAYMVAWGGGGLFDADLLFNSLDSHSALSIYKNPALDAVLEQARTTIDTAKRKSLYYQAQQIVAREVPLIKAYQQATIFGVSNRLAWEPWIDGMVFLHDARFK, from the coding sequence GTGGCGCCGGCGGCCGCATCCATCACGCGCCGACAGTTCGTCACTGGGGCGGCGGCCGCAGGGCTGCTGTCCGTGCTACCGAGCGCCCACGCGGCCGGACCGGGCCCGATGGTGGTGGTCATTCCGGGCGAACCGTCGACGCTCGACTGGCAGAAGGCGTGCGACCTCAACACCCACGAGGTCTGCCGTAACATCTTTGACACGCTGCTGATGCGCGACCACAAGACGCTCGCCTTCAAGGGCAGCCTCGCGGAGTCGTGGCGCCTTGTGAATCCGACGACCTGGCAGTTCAAGTTGCGCCGCGGGGTCCGCTTCCACAACGGCGAGCCGTTCGACGCCGCCGCCGTCAAGTTCAGCGTGGAGCGCATGCTGGACCCCAAGTTCGGCTCCTCGCATCGCGGGCTCATTTCCGACATCGACCACGTCGACGTCGTGGATGCTCAAACCGCCAACGTGGTGACCCAAAAGCCCTTCCCGCTGCTGCCCCAGCGGATGAGCTCCGGGGTGTGCGGGACAATCTCTATGGTCCCGCCCAAGTACGTCGCAGACACCGGCGAGGCCGGCGCCGCCGCGAAGCCCGTGGGGACCGGGCCGTACAAGTTCGTGGAATGGGTGAAGGACGACCATATCACGCTTGAGGCAAACCAGGATTACTTCCTCGGCCGCCCGGCGATCGACCGGGTGGTCTTCCGCATCGTGCCGGAGTTGTCTACGCGCGTCGCCGCGTTCGTGTCAGGGCAGGCGGATTTGGTCCTCTACGTGCCACCGGACCAGGTTGCTAAGGTCAACGCGAGCGGCGCGGGCAAGATCGTCGTCTCTCACCTCGGCGGGCTGGTGATCATGACCGTGATCACCAACTACCTCATGCCGGGGCCGTGGGAAGACGTGCGCGTCCGCCGCGCCATCAACTATGCAGTCGACATGGACACCATCATCAAGACGGTGCTGGGCGGGTACGCCGACCCGGTCGGTATGCCGCTGGAGCGGGGTGCGTCCGGCTTCGACACGAGCATCAAGTTCCCGGGGTACGATCCCGCGCAGGCCAAGGCGCTCCTACGGCAAGCGGGGCACGGGAGCGGGTTCGGCATGACGCTCAACGTTCCGAACCACCGCTACATCAACGACGTGGAGGTGATGCAAGCGATCGCCTCGATGCTGGGCAACGTGGGCATCCAGGCAAACGTTCAGGTGACCGAGCAGAGCGTCTACGTCACCAAGTGGGCTAAGCGCGAGCTGTTGCCGGCTTACATGGTGGCCTGGGGCGGCGGCGGCCTGTTCGACGCCGATCTCCTGTTCAACTCACTGGACTCCCACTCCGCGCTGTCGATCTATAAAAACCCCGCGCTCGACGCCGTGCTGGAGCAGGCGCGCACAACCATCGACACCGCAAAGCGGAAGAGCCTGTACTACCAAGCGCAGCAGATCGTAGCGCGCGAGGTGCCCCTGATCAAGGCCTACCAACAGGCCACAATCTTTGGCGTGAGCAACCGCCTGGCCTGGGAGCCTTGGATCGACGGCATGGTCTTCCTGCACGATGCTCGGTTCAAGTAG
- a CDS encoding MmgE/PrpD family protein, whose translation MPDSGQTERFTKFVEEFTFRQIPAQVLERTKDVTFDGLGALLSAVSPRYDLGGVMARIVEETGGAPDASVFGTAVRTNCATAALVNGTFAYYGDIESYHPGAIMHAIAVVGPAALAVGERMHRSGRDVLSAIVVGIDVACRVSSALNPITLFARGFHPTCVAGTFGAAAAAARLYGLRNAALRRAFGLAGTEASGLLAWVSDPTEHSRPFNMGLAARHGVFAAHLASCGFGGPPEIFEGKYPLGRAFTGEWHPEELFDGLGERFNVMGLYFKQYACCAFIHPGLDGLLDLIGAAEVRPDAIRRITLRFPASGYRVIDGNALRSHCAQYVLALAAYKGAVGFYDILHDQRTDRRIDALSRRVSVVGDDELDRTYPELYRSIIDIETADGAHHVRDVTHPKGSPENPLTRGELADKFARLTEDVLPPGRAAEIAEAMRTLEELPDIGAFTELLRGDTVHRGGDA comes from the coding sequence ATGCCGGATAGCGGACAAACGGAGCGGTTCACGAAGTTTGTCGAAGAGTTCACCTTTCGGCAGATTCCGGCCCAGGTGCTGGAGCGCACGAAAGACGTCACGTTCGACGGACTCGGCGCGCTGCTGTCGGCGGTGTCGCCGCGCTACGATCTTGGGGGCGTGATGGCCCGCATCGTCGAAGAGACGGGCGGTGCGCCGGACGCATCCGTATTCGGCACTGCGGTGCGCACGAACTGCGCCACCGCCGCGCTCGTCAACGGCACCTTCGCCTATTACGGCGACATCGAAAGCTATCATCCGGGCGCCATCATGCACGCCATCGCCGTGGTGGGCCCGGCCGCGCTGGCAGTCGGGGAGCGCATGCACCGGAGCGGTCGCGACGTCCTGAGTGCGATCGTCGTCGGTATCGACGTTGCTTGCCGCGTGAGCAGCGCCTTGAACCCGATCACGCTGTTTGCGCGCGGATTCCACCCCACCTGTGTCGCCGGCACGTTCGGCGCGGCGGCCGCGGCGGCACGCCTCTATGGCCTGCGAAACGCCGCGCTACGCCGAGCATTCGGCCTCGCAGGCACCGAGGCGTCGGGGCTGCTGGCATGGGTCAGCGACCCAACGGAACACTCGCGGCCGTTCAATATGGGCCTCGCCGCCCGGCACGGGGTGTTTGCCGCGCATCTTGCCTCGTGCGGGTTCGGCGGCCCGCCGGAGATCTTCGAGGGCAAATATCCGCTCGGCCGTGCCTTCACGGGCGAGTGGCACCCGGAGGAGTTGTTCGACGGGCTCGGGGAACGGTTCAATGTCATGGGGCTGTACTTCAAACAGTACGCGTGCTGCGCGTTTATCCACCCCGGACTCGACGGCCTGCTTGACCTCATAGGTGCCGCGGAGGTGCGGCCGGACGCGATTCGGCGGATCACCCTGCGGTTTCCGGCGTCGGGGTACCGGGTCATCGACGGCAACGCCCTGCGCTCGCACTGCGCGCAGTACGTGCTCGCCCTTGCTGCCTACAAAGGCGCGGTCGGCTTCTACGACATCCTTCACGACCAGCGGACGGATCGGCGGATCGACGCCCTTTCGCGCCGCGTCAGCGTGGTGGGGGACGACGAGCTGGACCGTACGTACCCCGAGTTGTACAGGTCGATCATCGACATCGAGACGGCGGACGGGGCCCACCACGTCCGTGATGTCACGCACCCGAAGGGATCGCCGGAGAATCCGCTGACGCGCGGCGAACTCGCGGACAAGTTCGCACGCCTGACGGAAGACGTGTTGCCCCCCGGAAGGGCGGCTGAGATCGCTGAGGCGATGCGGACGCTCGAGGAGCTGCCGGATATCGGTGCGTTTACTGAACTGCTGCGAGGGGACACGGTGCACCGCGGGGGCGATGCCTGA
- a CDS encoding NAD(P)-dependent oxidoreductase, giving the protein MQIVVPDDSPPVISGTPALARIQAVGDTAVFTTPPASLDDLIGRLRGAHTAVNIRGFCKFPEAVLEAVAGTLKHLAIWGTGTDNVDLAAARRLGIVVSNTPNTATEPIAEHCLALMLAVARRIIHLDAAVRRGEWPRGTLVQCRGKTLGIVGTGAIGTAFADLGRGIQMRVVAWTLHPDRAKAARAGFEYLPSLEDLLGESDVVSLHLRSSPETRGLLGAKQFAAMKDGAIFINTARGDIVDEVALAVALKSGKVAGAGLDVFATEPVPRDSPLLALPNVVLTSHTAGTTPEALANGLNLCAENVVRYITREEVVHRVV; this is encoded by the coding sequence ATGCAAATTGTCGTTCCGGACGACAGTCCGCCGGTCATTTCGGGGACACCCGCCCTGGCGCGGATCCAGGCGGTCGGAGACACCGCCGTGTTCACGACGCCGCCGGCCTCGCTTGACGACCTGATCGGACGGCTGCGCGGCGCCCACACCGCCGTCAACATTCGCGGTTTCTGCAAGTTTCCAGAGGCGGTCCTCGAGGCCGTGGCCGGCACGTTGAAACACCTCGCCATCTGGGGCACCGGAACCGATAACGTTGACCTCGCCGCAGCACGGCGGCTGGGCATCGTGGTCTCGAACACGCCCAACACGGCAACGGAGCCGATCGCCGAACATTGTCTGGCCCTCATGCTCGCGGTCGCTCGCCGGATCATTCATTTGGACGCCGCGGTTCGCCGCGGCGAATGGCCTCGCGGCACGCTGGTCCAATGCCGCGGGAAGACGCTCGGGATCGTCGGGACCGGTGCTATCGGGACTGCCTTCGCGGATCTTGGCCGCGGCATCCAGATGCGCGTGGTGGCGTGGACCCTGCATCCAGACCGCGCGAAGGCGGCGCGCGCCGGGTTCGAGTATCTACCGTCGCTCGAGGACCTGCTGGGCGAATCCGACGTGGTGTCGCTGCATCTGCGCTCGAGTCCCGAAACGCGCGGACTGCTTGGGGCGAAGCAGTTCGCCGCCATGAAGGACGGCGCCATTTTCATCAATACGGCGCGGGGCGATATTGTCGACGAGGTCGCGCTGGCGGTGGCACTGAAGAGCGGCAAAGTCGCGGGCGCCGGCCTCGACGTCTTTGCGACGGAGCCCGTGCCTCGAGACAGCCCGCTCCTGGCGCTGCCGAACGTCGTCCTGACTTCGCACACAGCCGGGACAACGCCCGAGGCGCTGGCGAACGGACTTAACCTCTGCGCGGAAAACGTCGTGCGGTACATCACGCGCGAAGAGGTGGTTCACCGAGTGGTGTGA